A single Camarhynchus parvulus chromosome 5, STF_HiC, whole genome shotgun sequence DNA region contains:
- the PIDD1 gene encoding p53-induced death domain-containing protein 1 encodes MQKMAELLGLRDECGEGTLGAPALAGSCLADNRLNLDVYPDGCRRFLQLFKEQQGELVQVEFLRLSSNDCLLDTTLDNLPHLKHLKSLVLKGGHARDKFGSYQHGSLTSLPPDFGNLRCLTHLDLSFNRLSTLPSCILHLPSLRVLLVSHNCLVTLPEDFGCLSKLTFFSAMKNQLKDLPQSIGELSMLQDLDLSENALELLPEEVGNLHNCTELDLSGNCLSSIPDSLANLKSLRRLHLHSNLLVTVPASLASLPNLSRLDLQNNCLRAIPAEIQALPFVHVRGNPLGETEPSPQADKSSTRRLKRHFLASGEGSFTVTSEGCRVVLACGIHFYFPPGAASAPLRIHFRSLTPDPQWVKLRHHDVLLSRVLELQPHGIQFQQEVQIWMPYISPQTPHQHEVVVRTFSGQSWNDLKTRVKQKRRSKKCVAHCCVLHFSWFLVVSRLVQNECKVPAEGTLLFSSVDPNIKVIFPPGVTEEPRSVKLQVLPVSAEEIQEITAQAECRASPLLYLSQDSMVDFLKPVRIQLPLPPGVTGLNLDRSRLHILHGDLEGQTWNDITSEVVLEFTHLYAMFEVTHFSWYWLWYTTKTYIGGIAKKVYERLRLYQVNFIALQRKRDPEQVLLQCVPKHKVDPVLKKLQDRYRGPEPSDMVEMFEGEQFFAAFERGISIDMDRPDCVDGRLSFIFYSHLKNMKEIYVTSPVDRKGQAVKGQVSFYRGAVPDSIPEDASRRRKGPDSLWLATLPIKLPQLKPRWDENPTPLYGFSFPPLNLGNAETGYLTQANLLSIARRVGADWQSIGLNLGLTYQQIERIGYNNREDLNKQILDMLFSWAQQNSEDPDCVSKLIRALKESGRQDIADEVEAIVELGRQKYSESIRRLGLEQESSTEDSAIAMIST; translated from the exons ATGCAGAagatggcagagctgctggggctcagggatgAGTGCGGGGAGGGGACTTTgggggctcctgccctggctggctcctgcctTGCTGACAACAGACTGAACCTGGATGTTTATCCTGACGGCTGCCGCCGTTTCCTCCAGCTGTTCAAGGAGCAACAGGGAGAGCTGGTCCAGGTTGAGTTCCTCCGGCTCAGCAGCAACGATTGCCTCCTTGACACCACCCTGGACAACCTTCCTCATCTGAAGCACCTGAAATCCCTGGTGCTTAAAG GTGGCCATGCTAGGGATAAGTTTGGTTCCTATCAGCATGGCTCCCTGACAAGCTTGCCACCAGACTTTGGGAACCTCAGGTGTCTCACCCACCTGGATCTCAGCTTCAATAGACTCTCCACCTTGCCGAGCTGCATTCTCCACCTCCCCAGCCTCCGTGTGCTCCTGGTGAGCCACAACTGCCTAGTGACACTTCCTGAGGACTTTGGCTGTCTGAGCAAACTGACTTTCTTCTCTGCAATGAAAAATCAGCTGAAGGACTTACCTCAGAGCATTGGGGAGCTGTCAATGCTGCAGGATCTGGATCTCTCAGAAAATGCTTTGGAATTGCTCCCTGAAGAAGTTGGGAATCTGCACAACTGCACAGAGCTGGATCTCTCTGGGAATTGCTTATCGAGCATCCCAGACTCCCTAG CCAATTTGAAGTCTCTGCGTCGGCTGCATCTCCACAGCAATCTCCTGGTGACAGTCCCTGCCTCTCTTGCCAGCCTGCCCAACTTGTCCAGACTTGATCTGCAGAACAACTGCCTCCGTGCCATCCCTGCTGAGATCCAGGCCTTGCCGTTTGTGCACGTCCGAGGCAATCCCTTGGGAGAAACAGAACCATCCCCACAGGCTG ATAAATCCAGTAccagaaggctaaaaagacaCTTCCTTGCATCAGGAGAGGGCAG CTTTACTGTCACCTCTGAAGGCTGCAGAGTGGTCCTGGCCTGTGGCATCCATTTCTACTTTCCTCCGggggctgcctctgctcccctgcGGATCCACTTCCGATCCCTCACGCCAGATCCACAGTGGGTAAAGCTGAGACACCACGATGTCCTGCTCAGTAGagtcctggagctgcagcctcatgGCATCCAATTCCAGCAG GAGGTGCAGATCTGGATGCCATATATCTCACCTCAAACCCCTCACCAGCATGAGGTGGTGGTTCGGACCTTcagtgggcagagctggaatGATCTGAAAACGAGAGTGAAGCAGAAGAGAAGATCAAAG AAGTGTGTGGCCCACTGTTGTGTCCTTCACTTCTCTTGGTTCCTTGTTGTGTCTCGACTTGTCCAAAATGAATGCAAAGTGCCAGCAGAGGGGACATTGCTCTTTTCCAGTGTGGATCCAAACATCAAAGTGATCTTTCCTCCTGGAGTCACCGAAGAGCCTCGTAGTGTCAAGCTGCAG GTGCTGCCAGTCTCTGCAGAAGAGATACAGGAAATCACAGCCCAAGCAGAGTGCAGAGCCAGTCCCCTGCTCTACCTCTCCCAGGACTCCATGGTGGATTTTCTCAAGCCAGTGAGAAttcagctgcctcttccccccGGGGTCACAG GGCTAAATTTGGATCGGTCAAGGCTGCATATACTCCATGGTGACCTGGAGGGCCAAACCTGGAATGACATCACCAGTGAGGTGGTGCTGGAATTCACCCATCTTTATGCAATGTTTGAAGTCACTCACTTCTCCTG GTACTGGCTGTGGTACACTACCAAGACCTACATTGGAGGCATTGCCAAGAAGGTCTATGAGCGGCTGCGTCTGTACCAGGTGAACTTCATTGCGCTGCAGAGGAAGAGGGATCCTGAGCAAGTCCTGCTACAGTGTGTCCCCAAGCACAAG GTTGACCCAGTGCTGAAGAAGCTGCAGGACCGCTATCGAGGACCTGAGCCATCTGACATGGTGGAGATGTTCGAGGGAGAGCaattttttgcagcttttgaGCGAGGCATCAGCATTGATATGG ATCGCCCTGACTGCGTGGATGGACgtctctcatttattttttactccCACTTGAAGAACATGAAGGAAATCTATGTGACCTCCCCTGTGGACAGAAAAGGCCAAGCTGTAAAAGGCCAG GTCTCTTTCTACCGGGGAGCAGTTCCAGACAGCATCCCTGAAGatgccagcaggaggagaaaaggtCCAGACTCCCTCTGGCTTGCTACTCTGCCCATCAAACTACCT CAACTGAAACCCCGGTGGGATGAGAACCCCACTCCCCTGTATggtttctccttccctcccttgaACCTGGGCAATGCTGAGACTGGCTACCTGACACAGGCAAACCTGCTGAGCATTGCTAGGCGCGTGGGAGCTGACTGGCAGAGCATCGGCCTCAACCTGGGCCTGACCTACCAGCAGATTGAGCGCATAGGATACAATAACAG AGAGGACCTCAATAAGCAGATCCTGGACATGCTTTTCTCATGGGCTCAGCAGAACTCAGAGGATCCTGACTGTGTGAGCAAGCTGATCAGAGCCCTGAAAGAGAGTGGCCGCCAGGACATCGCTGATGAGGTTGAAGCCATCGTTGAGCTGGGGCGGCAGAAATACAGCGAGTCCATCCGCcggctgggcctggagcaggagagcagcactgaggactCTGCAATAGCTATGATTAGCACCtag
- the RPLP2 gene encoding 60S acidic ribosomal protein P2: MRYVAAYLLAVLGGNESPTSKDLKKILDSVGIETDDERMNKVISELNGKNIEDVIAQGNGKLASMPAGGAVAVSAGGGSAAPAAAAAPAAAEEKKEEKKEESEESDDDMGFGLFD, translated from the exons ATGCGTTACGTCGCTGCTTACCTGCTCGCCGTGCTCGGGGGCAACGAGTCCCCCACGTCCAAGGACTTGAAAAAGATCCTCGACAGCGTCGGCATCGAGACGGACGATGAACGCATGAACAAG GTTATTAGTGAGCTGAATGGAAAAAACATTGAAGACGTAATTGCCCAGG GTAATGGAAAGCTTGCCAGCATGCCGGCTGGGGGAGCCGTGGCAGTCTCAGCTGGAGGgggttctgctgctcctgccgcAGCTGCGGCCCCTGCTGCCG ctgaggagaagaaagaagagaagaaggaggaatCAGAAGAATCTGATGATGACATGGGATTTGGCCTCTTTGATTAA